A genomic window from Amia ocellicauda isolate fAmiCal2 chromosome 15, fAmiCal2.hap1, whole genome shotgun sequence includes:
- the LOC136711088 gene encoding uncharacterized protein LOC136711088 isoform X3, with protein sequence MRICWIVLAVTVTADPVTVSVRVGDSVTLPCDGSACRGTPVEQLYIKWQTVDQDVYVFRRGTVYPGPGFENRAEVPLERIRQGDFSLTLQHTLLSDGEIYECFCEGQRKQDAFLGDVSLTITAREESSSVSYGQPLSLRLYSRAAVTVRFNPAGAGASLPVCAVEGGTVTPDPAYVPRVSGQEQEVTLSALTFTDQGSYTVLDSQSRTISTVNVTVTAHGDTLTLPSGASLSLPLYSPGPVEVLFAVAGEGACVSVCPVERDTVFSPGPGYEQRVSVQSGSLTLRSLTAADQGNYTVRESSTDHTISNVSVSVTAEESVFPVGLVTGILVLISVLGLALLCWYRWCRNKERVRITEPQVPSVQLTTQDCSSEQEGPEISTLMRNRHTPAKANGNGSVMNQVVNSVL encoded by the exons ATGAGGATCTGCTGGATTGTTCTGGCTGTGACTGTCACTGCAG ATCCTGTCACAGTGTCAGTGAGAGTCGGGGACTCTGTCACTCTGCCCTGTGATGGATCAGCTTGCAGAGGGACTCCTGTAGAGCAGCTCTACATTAAGTGGCAGACAGTGGATCAGGATGTCTATGTGTTCAGGAGAGGCACAGTCTACCCCGGTCCTGGGTTTGAGAACAGAGCTGAGGTTCCCCTGGAGAGGATCAGACAGGGGGACTTCTCTCTGACCCTCCAGCACACACTGCTCTCTGATGGAGAGATATACGAGTGTTTCTGTGAGGGACAGAGAAAACAGGATGCTTTTCTCGGAGATGTCAGTCTCACCATCACAG CTCGTGAGGAGAGCAGCTCTGTCTCCTATGGGCAGCCCCTGAGCCTCCGTCTGTACAGCAGGGCAGCTGTGACAGTGCGGTTTAACCCTGCGGGCGCTGGAGCCTCTCTCccagtgtgtgctgtagagggcggcaccgtgacccctgaccctgcCTATGTGCCTCGAGTCTCAGGGCAGGAGCAGGAGGTCACACTGTCTGCACTGACCTTCACTGACCAGGGCTCCTACACAGTGCTGGACTCCCAGAGCAGGACCATCAGCACTGTGAACGTCACTGTGACAG CTCACGGAGACACCCTCACCCTGCCGTCTGGAGCTTCGCTGTCTCTCCCACTCTACTCTCCTGGGCCGGTGGAGGTGCTGTTTGCTGTTGCAGGAGAGGGagcctgtgtctcagtgtgcccTGTGGAGAGggacacagtgttcagtcctgGCCCCGGGTACGAGCAGAGAGTGTCTGTGCAGAGCGGCTCTCTGACCCTGCGATCACTCACAGCAGCTGACCAGGGAAACTACACAGTGAGGGAGTCCAGCACCGACCACACCATCAGCaacgtctctgtgtctgtcactgCAGAGG AATCGGTGTTCCCGGTTGGCCTGGTCACAGGGATCTTAGTGCTGATCTCAGTGCTGGGACTCGCTCTGCTCTGCTGGTACAGATGGTGTCGCAATAAAGAGCGTGTGAGGATCACCGAGCCCCAGGTGCCCAGTGTGCAGCTCACAACCCAGGACTGCAGCTCAGAGCAGGAGGGCCCAGAGATCTCCACCCTGATGAGGAACAGACACACCCCGGCCAAAGCCAATGGGAACGGGAGTGTGATGAATCAGgtggtaaattcagtccttTAG
- the LOC136711088 gene encoding uncharacterized protein LOC136711088 isoform X2 — protein MRICWIVLAVTVTAVSSDPVTVSVRVGDSVTLPCDGSACRGTPVEQLYIKWQTVDQDVYVFRRGTVYPGPGFENRAEVPLERIRQGDFSLTLQHTLLSDGEIYECFCEGQRKQDAFLGDVSLTITAREESSSVSYGQPLSLRLYSRAAVTVRFNPAGAGASLPVCAVEGGTVTPDPAYVPRVSGQEQEVTLSALTFTDQGSYTVLDSQSRTISTVNVTVTAHGDTLTLPSGASLSLPLYSPGPVEVLFAVAGEGACVSVCPVERDTVFSPGPGYEQRVSVQSGSLTLRSLTAADQGNYTVRESSTDHTISNVSVSVTAEESVFPVGLVTGILVLISVLGLALLCWYRWCRNKERVRITEPQVPSVQLTTQDCSSEQEGPEISTLMRNRHTPAKANGNGSVMNQVVNSVL, from the exons ATGAGGATCTGCTGGATTGTTCTGGCTGTGACTGTCACTGCAG tctccTCAGATCCTGTCACAGTGTCAGTGAGAGTCGGGGACTCTGTCACTCTGCCCTGTGATGGATCAGCTTGCAGAGGGACTCCTGTAGAGCAGCTCTACATTAAGTGGCAGACAGTGGATCAGGATGTCTATGTGTTCAGGAGAGGCACAGTCTACCCCGGTCCTGGGTTTGAGAACAGAGCTGAGGTTCCCCTGGAGAGGATCAGACAGGGGGACTTCTCTCTGACCCTCCAGCACACACTGCTCTCTGATGGAGAGATATACGAGTGTTTCTGTGAGGGACAGAGAAAACAGGATGCTTTTCTCGGAGATGTCAGTCTCACCATCACAG CTCGTGAGGAGAGCAGCTCTGTCTCCTATGGGCAGCCCCTGAGCCTCCGTCTGTACAGCAGGGCAGCTGTGACAGTGCGGTTTAACCCTGCGGGCGCTGGAGCCTCTCTCccagtgtgtgctgtagagggcggcaccgtgacccctgaccctgcCTATGTGCCTCGAGTCTCAGGGCAGGAGCAGGAGGTCACACTGTCTGCACTGACCTTCACTGACCAGGGCTCCTACACAGTGCTGGACTCCCAGAGCAGGACCATCAGCACTGTGAACGTCACTGTGACAG CTCACGGAGACACCCTCACCCTGCCGTCTGGAGCTTCGCTGTCTCTCCCACTCTACTCTCCTGGGCCGGTGGAGGTGCTGTTTGCTGTTGCAGGAGAGGGagcctgtgtctcagtgtgcccTGTGGAGAGggacacagtgttcagtcctgGCCCCGGGTACGAGCAGAGAGTGTCTGTGCAGAGCGGCTCTCTGACCCTGCGATCACTCACAGCAGCTGACCAGGGAAACTACACAGTGAGGGAGTCCAGCACCGACCACACCATCAGCaacgtctctgtgtctgtcactgCAGAGG AATCGGTGTTCCCGGTTGGCCTGGTCACAGGGATCTTAGTGCTGATCTCAGTGCTGGGACTCGCTCTGCTCTGCTGGTACAGATGGTGTCGCAATAAAGAGCGTGTGAGGATCACCGAGCCCCAGGTGCCCAGTGTGCAGCTCACAACCCAGGACTGCAGCTCAGAGCAGGAGGGCCCAGAGATCTCCACCCTGATGAGGAACAGACACACCCCGGCCAAAGCCAATGGGAACGGGAGTGTGATGAATCAGgtggtaaattcagtccttTAG